In a genomic window of Alcanivorax sp.:
- a CDS encoding LysR family transcriptional regulator: MLEEIRNFVAVVQAGSFTRAAEELEASRSVISKRLSQLEDQLGVRLLNRTTRRLSLTEAGEQFYQACSSSLGSIEAAVDEVRSLNREPRGRLYVNLPMSFGILHVAPLIPRFMAAFPLVQVELNFDDRKVDMIDPGFDVSIRVGELDDSSLAARWLGHFQHLIVASPAYLKANGSPVVPQDLTQHRIASFRLQNSALEWSFTDPHGNSEVVTLAGDIVANNSLAVKEIVLGGGGIARMPSFYVEKEVETGSLTRLFPALATTAGSMYAVFPKREYMPAKTRAFIDFLVEALAPSFESH, from the coding sequence ATGCTGGAAGAGATCCGCAATTTTGTGGCGGTGGTGCAGGCGGGCAGCTTCACCCGGGCCGCGGAAGAGCTGGAGGCATCCCGTTCGGTGATCAGCAAGCGGCTCAGTCAGCTGGAGGATCAACTGGGGGTCCGGTTACTGAATCGCACCACCCGGCGGCTGAGTCTCACCGAGGCCGGCGAGCAGTTTTATCAGGCGTGCAGCAGCAGCCTGGGCAGCATCGAAGCGGCGGTGGATGAGGTGCGCTCACTGAATCGTGAGCCCCGTGGGCGGCTGTATGTGAATCTGCCCATGTCATTCGGCATTCTTCACGTGGCTCCGTTGATCCCCCGGTTCATGGCCGCGTTTCCGCTGGTGCAGGTGGAGCTCAATTTTGATGACCGCAAGGTGGATATGATCGACCCGGGGTTCGATGTGTCTATCCGTGTCGGCGAGCTGGATGATTCCTCACTGGCCGCTCGTTGGCTTGGGCACTTTCAGCATTTGATCGTGGCGTCACCAGCGTACCTGAAGGCGAATGGCTCGCCTGTTGTGCCGCAGGATCTGACTCAGCATCGTATTGCCAGTTTTCGTCTGCAGAACTCTGCGCTGGAATGGTCGTTCACCGACCCCCATGGAAATTCGGAGGTGGTGACGCTGGCCGGGGATATCGTGGCCAACAACAGCCTGGCCGTTAAGGAAATTGTGCTGGGCGGTGGGGGAATCGCACGTATGCCGAGCTTCTATGTGGAGAAGGAAGTGGAGACAGGGAGCCTGACCAGACTTTTCCCTGCATTGGCGACGACCGCTGGTTCAATGTATGCCGTCTTCCCCAAGCGGGAATATATGCCGGCCAAGACTCGGGCGTTTATTGATTTTCTGGTGGAGGCGCTGGCTCCGTCATTCGAGTCACACTGA
- a CDS encoding cyclase family protein, translating into MHQTRHDLTRTLCALLLVATALPATAEQRQPGTSPWGPDDEIGRLNLMTDQSRAQILSRIHGGKSYDLSVEFFIGMPSWQAAGDPHYRIWMTHTPHGTVIDDPLNQGETMNHHVSYTGSAVSMYTHTGTHIDALNHFGLDGRIWNGFSARAHLGDRGWRVAGVENFPPIIARGVLIDIPAAKGMDKLPDGYRVTRRDIETALGKQKVSLEEGDVVLLRTGRMQNYDNAGRYMHNPPGLGYHAARYLVETAGAMVIGADNLSLEAFPSELESDYVPVHTYLLAEQGTPIIELAYLEELARDQVYEFAFIGSPLKFRGADAAPLRPTALPIR; encoded by the coding sequence ATGCACCAAACCCGCCACGACCTCACCCGCACCCTGTGCGCCCTGCTCCTTGTTGCCACCGCCCTGCCGGCTACGGCCGAGCAACGCCAGCCCGGCACCAGCCCCTGGGGGCCCGATGACGAAATCGGTCGCCTTAACCTGATGACGGACCAATCTCGAGCTCAGATCCTGTCGCGCATCCACGGCGGCAAAAGCTATGACCTGTCGGTGGAGTTCTTCATCGGCATGCCCAGCTGGCAGGCCGCCGGGGATCCCCATTACCGCATCTGGATGACCCACACGCCCCACGGCACCGTCATCGACGACCCGCTGAATCAGGGCGAGACCATGAACCACCATGTCAGTTACACCGGCTCAGCCGTCTCCATGTACACCCACACCGGCACTCATATTGATGCCCTCAACCACTTTGGCCTAGATGGCAGGATCTGGAACGGCTTTTCCGCCAGAGCGCATTTGGGTGACCGGGGCTGGCGTGTGGCGGGGGTGGAAAATTTCCCGCCCATCATCGCCCGCGGGGTGCTCATTGATATTCCCGCCGCCAAGGGCATGGATAAGCTGCCCGATGGCTACCGGGTCACCCGTCGGGACATCGAGACCGCGCTGGGCAAACAGAAAGTATCCCTGGAAGAAGGGGATGTGGTGCTGCTGCGCACCGGCCGCATGCAGAATTACGACAATGCTGGCCGCTACATGCACAACCCGCCGGGGCTGGGCTATCACGCTGCCCGCTATCTGGTGGAAACCGCCGGAGCCATGGTGATCGGCGCGGACAACCTCAGCCTGGAAGCCTTCCCCTCCGAACTGGAAAGCGACTATGTGCCCGTGCACACCTATCTGCTCGCCGAACAGGGTACCCCCATTATCGAATTGGCTTACCTGGAAGAGCTGGCACGCGACCAGGTCTACGAATTTGCCTTTATCGGCAGCCCGCTGAAATTTCGCGGTGCAGATGCCGCCCCCTTGCGACCCACCGCCTTACCCATCCGCTGA
- a CDS encoding nitroreductase family protein, which translates to MNALLTRHSTLPVDPLFLARWSPRAFDGVALPEEDLLTLFEAARWAPSAYNKQPWRFLYALRGDAHWATFVALLDPFNASWAQDAGALIFLLSDSNSPTHRFDAGAAWSHLALQAHQLGYQAHAMGGIHHSAVRNELAVPKHLHVEIGIAVGALGDPTSLPDTLRREIPSDRLPLDQLINRGRY; encoded by the coding sequence ATGAACGCCCTGCTCACTCGCCACAGCACCCTACCCGTCGATCCGCTGTTCCTGGCTCGCTGGTCCCCCCGCGCCTTTGACGGCGTCGCCCTGCCCGAGGAAGACCTGCTAACCCTGTTCGAAGCGGCACGCTGGGCCCCCTCTGCGTATAACAAGCAGCCCTGGCGCTTTCTCTATGCCCTTCGTGGCGATGCCCACTGGGCCACCTTCGTGGCGTTGCTGGATCCATTCAACGCCAGCTGGGCACAGGATGCCGGTGCCCTGATCTTCCTGCTCAGCGATTCCAACAGCCCGACCCACCGTTTTGATGCGGGTGCGGCCTGGAGCCATCTGGCCCTGCAAGCTCACCAGCTGGGTTACCAGGCCCATGCCATGGGAGGCATCCACCACAGCGCCGTCCGTAACGAGCTGGCCGTGCCAAAGCATCTGCATGTGGAAATCGGCATTGCCGTGGGCGCTCTTGGAGATCCGACCTCCTTGCCAGACACCCTGCGCAGAGAGATACCCAGCGACCGCTTGCCCCTGGATCAATTGATCAACCGTGGACGCTACTGA
- a CDS encoding DMT family transporter, whose amino-acid sequence MIITRDTRFLLLASGMLLGFTFPLAKLAGIAQMPAMTWVILNSLGASLTLLTLLMLTGGLELPRGRQWRYALITGPITFASPSLLVFLVVPQVGAGYSGIMFALSPVLTLTLTRLAGMGTLGRQKTLGLLLGLGGAAGISLTRGSLGAPAEALWLALAALIPLALAAGNLYRTLDWPGQASPELLAFWSHTLAVILYASAALIFGNEAIWKSAVDNPQLAAGHLALAGLIAPLIFRLQRFGGPVLLSQTGYVAAGTSLLIASVWMRESYPLTAWLSALVILIGMVISLWPKASKPVICQDA is encoded by the coding sequence ATGATCATCACCCGAGATACCCGCTTTCTGCTGCTGGCCTCAGGCATGCTGCTGGGTTTTACCTTCCCGCTGGCCAAACTGGCAGGCATCGCCCAGATGCCCGCCATGACCTGGGTAATACTCAACTCGCTCGGCGCCAGCCTTACCCTGCTGACACTGCTGATGCTGACAGGCGGTCTTGAGTTACCCCGGGGCCGGCAATGGCGCTACGCTCTGATTACCGGCCCCATCACGTTTGCCAGCCCCAGCCTGCTGGTGTTTCTGGTCGTGCCACAGGTGGGTGCTGGTTACAGCGGCATCATGTTTGCCCTGTCCCCTGTCCTCACCCTCACACTGACCCGACTTGCGGGCATGGGCACGTTGGGAAGGCAGAAAACCCTGGGCCTGCTGCTCGGTCTTGGGGGCGCTGCCGGCATCAGCCTCACCCGAGGCAGCCTCGGTGCACCTGCAGAAGCACTCTGGCTTGCTCTTGCCGCCCTGATCCCGCTTGCCCTCGCCGCTGGCAACCTCTACCGCACACTGGACTGGCCCGGCCAGGCGTCTCCGGAACTGCTGGCATTCTGGAGCCATACCCTGGCCGTGATCCTCTACGCTAGTGCAGCCCTCATTTTCGGCAACGAGGCTATCTGGAAAAGCGCCGTAGATAACCCGCAACTGGCCGCAGGGCATCTGGCCCTGGCAGGCCTCATTGCGCCACTGATATTCCGGCTGCAAAGGTTCGGTGGCCCGGTACTACTCAGCCAGACCGGCTATGTCGCCGCGGGTACCAGTTTGCTGATTGCCAGCGTGTGGATGAGGGAGTCTTACCCGCTAACGGCCTGGCTCTCAGCGCTGGTGATTCTGATCGGGATGGTGATCAGCCTGTGGCCGAAGGCAAGCAAGCCGGTGATCTGTCAGGATGCGTAA
- a CDS encoding DUF1295 domain-containing protein, giving the protein MAISSGNTALADLLLINGAVQLVLFGLVAWLPFMKTGRMSFVDIAWPFGVALTGVQIALLGDGEPFRRFCVAGVYLLIGLRMGLGALTMARATGVIFQTEFPRYEYRRMLLEDGGKKHVRFHMQAEILAQGLANVSVLAIPGFLLSVNGEGTIHLLEGVGIGIWLLAYLLESTADVQKLRFIANNRGGVCNVGLWKYSRHPNYFSEWLVWTGIVIAAIPSWWLLLHAEALFTWIVLGVGGAAASLMMYITLVYLTGAVPAEYYSVRKRPDYQQYQKTTNRFFPWFPRK; this is encoded by the coding sequence GTGGCCATTTCCTCGGGTAACACTGCGCTTGCCGATCTTTTGCTGATCAATGGTGCCGTGCAGCTGGTCTTGTTTGGCCTGGTTGCATGGCTGCCTTTCATGAAAACCGGGCGTATGTCATTTGTGGATATTGCCTGGCCATTCGGCGTCGCGTTGACTGGCGTGCAAATTGCCCTGCTGGGCGATGGTGAACCCTTCCGCAGATTCTGTGTGGCAGGCGTGTATCTGCTGATTGGTCTGAGAATGGGCTTGGGGGCGCTAACGATGGCCCGGGCGACGGGTGTGATCTTTCAAACGGAGTTCCCCCGTTATGAATACCGCCGGATGTTGCTTGAAGACGGCGGCAAGAAACATGTTCGTTTTCATATGCAGGCAGAGATACTGGCACAAGGCCTCGCTAACGTTTCCGTGCTGGCTATTCCAGGCTTCCTGTTGTCGGTGAATGGGGAGGGCACAATCCATCTGCTGGAAGGGGTCGGTATTGGTATCTGGCTGCTGGCTTATTTGCTTGAGTCTACGGCCGATGTACAGAAGCTGCGCTTTATCGCCAACAACAGGGGCGGTGTGTGTAACGTGGGGCTCTGGAAGTACAGCCGCCACCCCAATTACTTTTCAGAATGGCTTGTGTGGACGGGGATTGTGATCGCGGCGATTCCCTCATGGTGGTTATTGCTGCACGCTGAAGCCCTGTTCACCTGGATCGTACTTGGTGTCGGTGGGGCTGCAGCTTCACTGATGATGTATATCACCCTGGTGTATCTCACTGGCGCCGTTCCTGCCGAATATTATTCGGTGAGGAAAAGACCTGACTATCAGCAGTACCAGAAAACCACCAACCGGTTTTTCCCCTGGTTCCCCAGAAAATAA
- a CDS encoding adenylate kinase — translation MKKVAVFGKPGSGKSTLSKALASASGLPLYALDSLVYQPNGERVARAIFDESHARILASEHWIIEGFGPLAAFHQRLEAADTLVYVDLPYLASYWFVTKRLLKGLFVKPEGWPEGSSVLKGTLESYKVLRLSPAFWNEAFLSRLKTLSTGKTLHVITSVAELDQFVREHFR, via the coding sequence ATGAAGAAGGTCGCGGTTTTTGGCAAGCCTGGCAGTGGGAAATCCACATTGAGTAAAGCGCTAGCGTCTGCATCGGGTTTGCCTCTGTACGCATTGGATTCACTGGTGTACCAACCTAATGGTGAACGGGTAGCCCGTGCGATATTTGACGAATCGCACGCCAGGATACTGGCTTCGGAGCACTGGATCATCGAGGGTTTCGGCCCGCTGGCGGCATTTCATCAACGATTGGAGGCCGCCGATACATTGGTTTATGTGGATTTGCCCTATCTGGCCAGCTACTGGTTTGTGACCAAGCGTTTGCTGAAGGGGCTGTTCGTAAAACCCGAAGGCTGGCCGGAGGGGAGTTCGGTTCTCAAAGGGACGCTGGAGAGTTACAAGGTGCTGAGGCTCTCTCCGGCTTTTTGGAATGAGGCTTTTCTTTCCCGCCTGAAGACACTTTCAACCGGTAAAACTCTCCATGTGATCACCTCGGTGGCTGAACTGGATCAATTTGTTCGTGAGCATTTCCGTTAG
- a CDS encoding YdeI/OmpD-associated family protein — MVNPTLVGKRFSFEAVLENWAEGMNYCAVPVPSDITEALGTKGPVLVEACVNDSAPFQVSLFPVGGGQHYIRIKASVRKLTNTREGDKVRLDFVVVDPGDVEIPEDLLEMLETEGLVDAFMDIPPGKRNFIIRRIKEVVKPATRGKRVSEGLSAAYERQSKMLDQGSKD; from the coding sequence ATGGTTAACCCCACTCTTGTCGGCAAGCGCTTTTCTTTTGAGGCGGTGTTGGAGAACTGGGCCGAAGGCATGAATTACTGCGCGGTTCCTGTCCCTTCGGATATTACGGAGGCTCTGGGCACCAAAGGCCCAGTGTTAGTCGAGGCCTGCGTCAATGATTCAGCACCATTTCAGGTTAGCCTTTTCCCTGTGGGTGGTGGGCAGCACTACATTCGTATCAAGGCCAGTGTGCGTAAGCTCACGAATACCCGAGAAGGTGACAAGGTCCGATTGGATTTTGTGGTAGTTGATCCCGGAGACGTTGAGATTCCTGAAGACTTGTTGGAGATGCTGGAGACGGAGGGTTTGGTGGACGCCTTTATGGATATTCCTCCAGGAAAGCGAAATTTCATCATTCGGCGTATCAAGGAAGTGGTAAAACCTGCCACTCGCGGAAAAAGGGTCAGTGAAGGCCTGTCTGCGGCTTATGAAAGGCAGTCAAAAATGCTAGATCAGGGCAGCAAAGATTGA